The genome window CCGGCAAGTGAGAGGTCACGATCAAACCAGGGGTTCAGAAGAACACCGCCGTAAACCTCAACGCCAAGCTGGAAGAAACCCGCGCGGCGCAGCTCAGGGTTCGGCTTTACTTTCAGGCACGGGCTGTCTGTGTGGGCACCTACCATGCGAATGCCGGAAGCCGTAACATCCTTCTTCCCAGTGCGGAAAGCGACAATGGATGAGCCGTTCCGGATAACGTAGTAGCCCTGGTCACGAGCCAGCGACCAGTCGTCCCGCTCATCCAGCTGCTCAAACCCGGCGGCATCCAGCTGGCTTTTCATGGTCGCCACGGCATGCCAGGGCGTTGGCGATGAGTTCAGAAACTTCAGCAAATCTTTGTTAAATTCAGCGTGTTCCATGATGTCCCTGATTGAATGATAATTGCGTGGATAGTATGGCATGAAGCTATCAAGCCTCATACCAGATCGGCGGACATTCCTTACAACCAGATTTACTCACCCATGATCACCGGAGCCCACCGTGCAAGCACCGAGATTTCTCGATATTGAATACTGCCAGACCGACGACGCCCTGTTTCCGGTTGCCATCGCCTGGTCCCTGGCCGATGGCCGCATGAAAGCGGTGGTTATAACACCCGAAGACGACTGGCTGTCCGAAGATGGTGACATGGGCGACATTGATCTCAGGTACCTCGAAGAGCAGGGAGTACCATTGCTGGAACTGGCACGGGAACTCCACGAAGACCTGCCGGACCAGACTGTCTACGTCGATGGACTGGACCCGGACGAGATCCTGATTGACAAAATTTTCACTGCCCTTGGCCAGGAGGCTCCCTTTGAGATCGCTCCCATTACCGAACTGATCACGGGCCTGGACACCGACACGTTAGAAGACCGTCGTCGCCAGATGATGATCGACGAAGGCCTGGAACCCCAGCTGCCGGAAAACGGAGTCTATGCACTTCTGTTGCTGGCAAAAGAAGAAGGCCTGCTGGAAGAAAACTGAGCGCCAGGGCTTAGCCGACACAGGGAAGTGTGACATGGGTCGACGTAACAAACGGTTACAGAAGGCAGAATCAGCCCTGTCCGCTCATGTCAGGAAGCCCCAAAACAATGAACATGGTTGTAAAAACGCCCCTCCTCGTCGTGACAATTGCGGCGACACTGATGACAACCCCGGCTGCATCAGCCCAGGAAAAGGCCCGGGCAGACAAGCACTATATCGGCCTTCTGGCTACGGCGTTCAACCACCGCACCGTCGGTGAAATCACCAATGAAGCCGCCTGGGGCTCCGGTGGCTCCCTGATCGTCGGCGGCCACATCACTGACCTCTTTCACGCCGAACTGCGCGCCGGCGCCGGCCTCAAAGACGCAGACGTCCCTGAAGGCGACCTGACGCTCTCAGTTGACTACTTCGCCAGCTGGTACCTGGGGATGCACTACCCCATCACCGACTACGCCAATATCTACGGGCAGTTCGGCTTTTCCTTCATAAGTGGCGAGGGCCAACTCCAGAATCCCGACGAGACCCGGAACTCCCAGTTCAGGGAACTTGAAGGCGAATTCCCCGGTAGCAGTTTCAGCGTGAGCTGGGTTGCCGGCCTGGATTTCGAGGTTATCGACAACACCTATCTGGTATTCGAGGGTGGAAAACTGTTCAAAGACACCGGAACAGAGGTAAACACCTTCCAGTTCTCCGGTGGTTTACGCTACGAGTTCTAGCGAGAGCGTCCCACCGGCGGACCTTCCTGAACAACATCAGTCCCGATGGCGAATATGCCAGCATCGGTGAATCCGGGCATTCCGCTGAAAGTCCTTGTCAATCGTGCTCCGGCTAACCTCTTCGATTTCAAACTCGCCCTCCAGATTCTCATCCAGCTTAAAGCGACGGAAATTACTGGAGAAGATCAACAAACCTTCGGAATTCAGCCGGGCCATAGCCTGACGAATCAGCCTGGCGTGGTCTTTCTGAATATCCAGTACACCCGCCATCCGGGCCGAATTGGAGAACGTAGGGGGATCCATGAAAATCAGATCAAAACGCTGGTCTGGCGACGGCTTCTCAGCCAACCATGCCAGGCAGTCCGCCTGCTCAACCCGATGACGCTTTGGATCTGCCCGATTCAGCGCCAGGTTATCCTGCGCCCAATTCACGTACGTCTTTGACATATCGAGACTCAGGGAACGGCTGGCGCCACCGACTGCTGCATGCACCGTGGCAGCCCCGGTATAGCAGAACAGGTTCAGGAACCGCTGGCCTTTCGCATGCTGTTGAATCCAGGTTCGAACCGGACGATGATCCAGGAAAAGACCGGTATCCAGATAATCTTTCAGGTTCACTTTCAGCGCACAACCATGCTCATGCACCTGGAAAAACTCGCCACTGGCCGCCTGCTTCTCATACTGGCTGGTGCCTGCCTGACGCTGGCGCTGCTTACACACCATATCCGAGCGCTCGATGCCCAAAGCTTCCGGAATCACCGCCAGTGCCTCAGCAAGACGCTCCCTGGCTGAACGCTCATCGACTGACTTGGGCGCAGCGTACTCCTGAACGTGAACCCGGCCCTCATAAATATCAATAGCCAGGGCGAACTCCGGCATGTCCGCGTCGTAAAGACGGTAACAACCAACCCCCTGCTTTCGGGCCCACTGCCCGATCGTCTTCATATTTTTTTTCAGCCGGTTTCCGAGCATCGCTGCCCGCTCTTCGTTGGCAATTTTTGGCGTGATTTCACCGGGAATGTCCGGCTCGTGGGGCGTCATCGTACTGGCTT of Marinobacter sediminum contains these proteins:
- a CDS encoding outer membrane beta-barrel protein, with the translated sequence MTTPAASAQEKARADKHYIGLLATAFNHRTVGEITNEAAWGSGGSLIVGGHITDLFHAELRAGAGLKDADVPEGDLTLSVDYFASWYLGMHYPITDYANIYGQFGFSFISGEGQLQNPDETRNSQFRELEGEFPGSSFSVSWVAGLDFEVIDNTYLVFEGGKLFKDTGTEVNTFQFSGGLRYEF